DNA from Chroicocephalus ridibundus chromosome 23, bChrRid1.1, whole genome shotgun sequence:
CACGCTGGGGACAAGCCCGAAGCGTTGGATTGAGAAACTTCCACGTTGGTCCGGGCTCTGGTTGCTTCCTCCTCCCACTCGCTCCCCGTGCACCCTGGCCCCGGCGACAAATagggtggtttgggggggtcttTGCTCACCAaacccagccccccccagcccctctcaacCTCCCCGAGGGGTTTCGTCGGACACgctgccatgctgctgccacTTGTCCCTTGCCGGTTTGGGCCGCAGCCGCTCGCCAAGCGAGCATCCTCCCTCCAAGGTTGGGGGGGACCCCTGTAAGCGAAGGGGGCCCCCTGCCAGCTGGGGGGGCGAAGGTGCCgtgttggggcgggggggggggcaggagagatCCCAGCCCACCGCCACTGGTGCTGCCCTCTGCTCACCCCGGCGCTGGCCGCGGAGTCAACGGGGGCAAGGTCCGAGCCGCGGTGGTGACAACGGGGGGGATGCGGTGCCAGGGGGCAGGACGCAGTGCCAAAGGGGAGGATGCGGTGCCGGGGGGAGGTTCGGTGCCACTGGGGAGGatgcggggacagcggggaggatgcggggacagcagggaagggaggatgcGGTGCCATTAAGGAGGACGTGGTGCCAGGGGAGAGGATGCGGTGACAACGGGGAGGATGGAGTGCCAGGGGGGAGGATGCGGGGACAGGGGGGAGGATGCGGGGACAGTAGGGAAGGGAGGATGCAGTACCAGCGGGGAGGATGCGGTGACTGTAGGGAGGATGCGGTGCCAACAGGGAGGATGCAGGACGAGTAGGGAGGATGCAGTGCCGTCAGGGAGGATGTGGTGCCATCAGGGAGGATGCGGTGACCGTAGGGAGGATGCAGGACGAGTAGGGAGGATGCAGTGCCGTCGGGGAGGATGCAGTGCCATCAGGGAGGATGCGGTGACCGTAGGGAGGATGCGGTGCCATCGGGGAGGATGCGGTGCCAGCATGGCAGACACGATGCCAGCAGGGAGGATGGGGTGACAACAGGACACCAGCTTTGAGGGCAGGCACCAGTCACAGCGACACGATGGCTCCATCCTCGTGCCCATCGGCCAGAGAGGAACGGGGATGGGAGCCGGGGAGCATCCAGGCTCCGGCCACGCACGTCCCTCCCGTCACCTTGAAAACAACCAGCTGTTTCGGGACCTGCCGGCGAGGCTCCCACCGAGCTCTTCCTCGCCCCGAAGCCAGGAGATAACTCAGCCCTCCGCTGTTGTTTGACtttttgtgctgtgtgttttctttcgGGTTCTTGGAAGGGTGACGTAACCCCTGGGGCTGAAGCTTTAGACAAACAAGGTTTTTTTCACTCGGACCCCGGCCAACCCCTGCAGCACCCCATCCCCACGCTACAGGCATCCCCTCGGCTCGGTGGCCGTCCCCGCGGGGTCCCTCGGTCCCCTTTGCCATGGCAccacagggatgcaggagccACTCAGCATCCTTTATCCCCCTGGGCAAGGCAAGGAGCAGAGATGGGTACCCGTGGGCCTCACCTCGCTGGGATTTTGGGATGAGCCTGACCTCGGGTCTCCACCAAGGTTGGGAACCATgtcgcaggaaaaaaaaaaaaaaaaaaaaagaaaaaaaaaagaaaaataacccgCGGGAAGAGGCCGGGGCGCGAACGCGATGTTCTGGTGAGCAGGCAAAAGCAAACAGAGCGGTGGGGAAGCCTTGGCAGGGGATGGCGGCAGATAAACAGGACGGGATCATGTTCCAGGTCAGTCTGGGGCAAACGAGACCCTGTGCGTGGCGCCGGGTGGGAAGGACCCTTCTCCCTGCGTGGATCCCACCGGCCCTTGAAGCGGTACCGGGCAGGATGGGCTCCCGTGGCTCCGGCAAGACgggcagcatcccctgcccagcCTTCCCTCGCCGGTTTAGCAGCTCCGACCCAGCCGTCACGAGTCCTCGTGCGATGCCGAGCCATGAGCATCGCTCCCGGTgtgaggcagggagcagagagaaggaTTCGGAGCGTGCGAGGATGCAGGGAATGAGTCGCTCTGCCCCGGCCAGGGACGGAGGCATGgccgggcagggatggaggagagcgGTTTAAGAGGTGTATCCCGGCCTCGGCCGAGCGGCCGGGTCGTAAAAGCCGCGGAGTCACCGGAGCAGCGTCCCACTGGCTCGGCAGAGCCGTTAAATATGTGAGGAATGCTCCTCGCGCCGCCCCTCGCCCCCGCACGCCAGCCCAGCTGCGCCCCGCGGCGAGCTCCGCTGGCGGCCAAACACACCAGGGCCGCGGCCAGAGAAGTGGGCACCCCCCTTGGCCGGGGCTGGGAGGGTCCCCCCCAGATCCTCGGGGCTCTGCCCTGATTGTAGGGACCAGGGATGGAGGCGCGGGCGCAAAGGCGGAGGGATGCGGAGCATCCATGGGGCCATCGGGGTTTGGGGGAGCAGGTCCCCACCGAAGTGGCCCCGTGGCCGGTGGCCCCGCAGAGACCCCAGGGACgatggggacagggtggaggCGTGAAGCGGAGGCAAGTAAAGCCTtctcctgtcccccagcagcGGCGCAGCCCCTCTCCCGGTGCCCCTCGCCGGCAGccggagggagagagggagcagccaGCCTGTAAACGCCGGGGCGAGGAATATTTGCTTTCCCAGAGCACCTTCCGACGAGCGCAGCAGGCACAAAGCAGGAATTCAGCCTCGGCGGCCAGGCTGGGAGCCAGGCCAGAGCACGGCCCCTCCGCAAccggtggggaaactgaggcacggggggggACGGAGCAGGTCAGCACCGAAGGGGAACCCCCCGAAGAACCAGTCCTGGCACGCAGACGCTCCGCTGTCGGTCACTGTCCCCACAGGCAGCTGGGACCCCCCGCCTCGCTCTTTCCTCGCCGGAGCATCCTTGTCCCCGCCGGTGCCTTTGCGAAAGCCGGGGCTGAACCAGCACCGGGCACCCTCCTGccggcagccctgccctcctctccccgggGTGCAGACAGAAAGCAGCACCCAGAAGGCAGAAACGCTAAAGTAGGGTGTCCAAGGCGGAGGGATGATCCCTCTCCCCAGTTCCCATCCCGTCTCCCCTGCGCATCCCTCCACGGTCCAAGGCGCATCCCGCCCGGAGGCATCTCCCAGGCATCCATGGGCAattccccctccccaccggggCATCGGGCTGGGGGCTTCCAGCCTTTTCCCCGCTCCGTGCTGGGCG
Protein-coding regions in this window:
- the LOC134526548 gene encoding uncharacterized protein LOC134526548 isoform X1, with translation MAPQGCRSHSASFIPLGKARSRDGYPWASPRWDFGMSLTSGLHQGWEPCRRKKKKKKKEKKKKNNPREEAGARTRCSGEQAKANRAVGKPWQGMAADKQDGIMFQQRRSPSPGAPRRQPEGEREQPACKRRGEEYLLSQSTFRRAQQAQSRNSASAARLGARPEHGPSATGGETEARGGTEQVSTEGEPPEEPVLARRRSAVGHCPHRQLGPPASLFPRRSILVPAGAFAKAGAEPAPGTLLPAALPSSPRGADRKQHPEGRNAKVGCPRRRDDPSPQFPSRLPCASLHGPRRIPPGGISQASMGNSPSPPGHRAGGFQPFPRSVLGDAAA
- the LOC134526548 gene encoding uncharacterized protein LOC134526548 isoform X2 translates to MAPQGCRSHSASFIPLGKARSRDGYPWASPRWDFGMSLTSGLHQGWEPCRRKKKKKKKEKKKKNNPREEAGARTRCSGEQAKANRAVGKPWQGMAADKQDGIMFQRRSPSPGAPRRQPEGEREQPACKRRGEEYLLSQSTFRRAQQAQSRNSASAARLGARPEHGPSATGGETEARGGTEQVSTEGEPPEEPVLARRRSAVGHCPHRQLGPPASLFPRRSILVPAGAFAKAGAEPAPGTLLPAALPSSPRGADRKQHPEGRNAKVGCPRRRDDPSPQFPSRLPCASLHGPRRIPPGGISQASMGNSPSPPGHRAGGFQPFPRSVLGDAAA